Sequence from the Candidatus Sulfotelmatobacter sp. genome:
ACCGCCCGGGTGCGGCACCGTACGGGGACAGGTAATGGCTACCGCTCCTTCGATCGGGACCCAGCTGGTGATGCGGCTCGAGTCTCCCAATGAGCCCGGCTCGTTCGGCATGCTCGCCTCGGCGATCGGGGACGCGGGCGGCATGGTGGGCGCCGTCGACACGCGGACGGTCGGCAAGACGACCATCACCCGTGACGTGACGGTCAACGTCCCCAGCGACGCCGTCGCGACCGCCGTGCGCACGGCGATCGAAAAGCTCGACGGCGTGCGCATCCTGAACGTCTCCGACTCGACCTTCCTTGCGCACCTCGGCGGCAAGATTCGCACCGGGATCACGCGACCGGTGAAGACGCGCCAAGATCTCTCGACCGTCTACACGCCGGGCGTCGCGCGCGTCTCGAGCGCGATCGCGAACGATCCGGTCAAAGCGTATGCGCTGACGATCAAGCGCAACACCGTCTGCGTGCTGACCGACGGCACCGCGGTGCTCGGTCTGGGCGACATCGGCCCCTACGGCGCGGCGCCGGTGATGGAGGGCAAGTGCATGCTCTTCAAGCAGTTCGCCGACATCGACGCCTTCCCGATCTGCCTTGACACCAAGAGCGTCGACGAGATCGTCGAGACGGCCAAGCGCATCGCGCCGATCTTCGGCGGCATCAACCTCGAGGACATCAGCGCGCCGCGCTGCTTCGAGGTCGAGCGCCGGCTGATCGACGAGCTCGACATCCCGGTCATGCACGACGACCAGCACGGCACCGCGGTGGTGATCCTGGCCGCGCTGATGAACGCCGCCGCCGTCGTCGGCAAACGGATGGACGAGCTGGTCATCGTGCTGACCGGCAGCGGCGCCGCCGGGACGGCGACGATCAAGATGCTGCTCGCCGCGGGCGTGCGCGACGTCATCGCGGTCGACCGCGACGGCGCGCTCAACCGCACCGACCACTACGGCAACCCGCACTGGACGTGGCTCGCCGAGCACACCAATCGCGAGAACCGCCGCGGCGGGCTCAAAGACGTGCTGCGCGGCGCCGACGTCTTCATCGGCGTCAGCGCGCCCGGCATCTTGCAGCCCGAATGGATCGGCGAGATGGCGCGCGATCCCATCGTGTTCGCGATGGCGAACCCCACGCCCGAGGTCATGCCCGACGCGGCCGCCCCCTATGCCGCGGTCGTCGGCACGGGCCGCAGCGACTTCCCCAACCAGATCAACAACCTGCTCGCTTTCCCCGGCATCTTCCGCGGCGCGCTCGATTGCCGCGCACGGCGGATCACCGAGGGGATGAAGCTGGCCGCCGCCCGCGCGATCGCCGACATCGTCGGCGAGGAGCGCAGCGCGGAGTACATCATCCCCAGCGTCTTCGACACGCGGGTCGTCGACGCCGTGGGCAAGGCCGTCATGCAAGCGGCGATCGACGAGGGCGTCGCACGCCGCGAGCTGCTGCTGCCCGACGAGGCCGCGGCCGAAACCTCGGGGGTTCGCTGAATGTCCGATCGCGTCCTGATCATCGAAGACGACCCGGAGGTGGCCGCGTTCGAGCGCGCGATCCTCGAACGCAACGGTTATGAGGTGCGGGTCGTCAACACCGGGTCCGCCGGTCTCGAGACCGAGCCCAGCTTCAAGCCGGCGGTCGTGCTGCTCGACGTCGAGCTGCCCGACATCTCCGGCTTGGACGTGTGCACGACGCTCGCCAACTCCTCGGAAGCGTTCATCCTGATGGTGAGCGCGCACTCGAGCGAGAACGACGTGCTGCGCGGACTGGGCCTGGGCGCCGACGACTACATCCGCAAGCCGTTCTCGGGCAACGAGCTGGTGGCGCGCGTGCAGTCGTTCCTGCGCCGCCGCGAGCGCTCGCGCAAGATCGAGCAGGAAGGCCGGCTGGCCGTCGGCGGCGCGACGCTGGTGCGCGATTTCCACACGCTGGAGAACAACGGGAAGAGCGTGACCTTGACCGCGCTCGAGTTTCGCCTGCTCTGGTATCTGGCGGAGAACGTCGGCAAGCTGCTGACCCGCGCGCAGATCCTCGAGCGCGTCTGGAACGACGTCTCGGGCGTCCCCACCCGGGTCGTCGACGTCCACGTCGCCGCGCTGCGCAAGAAGCTGGCCGAGGTGACGGCGCAGTTGGCGATCAGCAGCGTCCGCGGGATCGGATACCGGCTCGACGAGCGGTGAAGGCGGGCATCGCGCTCGATCAGCGCGATCCCCGTCCGCTCTACGTGCAGCTGGCGGACGCGCTGACCGACGCGATCGAGCGCGGTGAGCTGGCGCCCGACGAACGGCTGCCGGCGATTCGCACGCTGGCGCGCCAGCTCGACGTCGCGGTGGTGACCGTCTCGCAGGCGTACGACGCGCTGGCCGCGCGCGGACGTCTGGTCGCGCGGGCCGGCCGCGGCACCTTCGTCGCGCCGCCGCGCCCGAGCGCCGACGCCGCCCCGCGCACGTGGGAACCCTCGCTGCTGGTGCGCGGCGAGCGGATGGAAGGCGTGATGGACCGGCTCGCGCAGGCGGCCGGCCCGGGCGTGATCTCGCTGGCCAGCGCGCATCCGGCGCCCGAGACGTTTCCGCTGGCGGAGTTCTCGCGGGCGATGCAGCGCACGTTCGCCGACGATCCACCCGAGCTGATGCAATACCGGGCCAACACCGGCGATCCCGACCTGTGCGCGGTGCTGGCCGACGGCTTGGCCGCGCGCGGCTGCGC
This genomic interval carries:
- a CDS encoding response regulator transcription factor, producing the protein MSDRVLIIEDDPEVAAFERAILERNGYEVRVVNTGSAGLETEPSFKPAVVLLDVELPDISGLDVCTTLANSSEAFILMVSAHSSENDVLRGLGLGADDYIRKPFSGNELVARVQSFLRRRERSRKIEQEGRLAVGGATLVRDFHTLENNGKSVTLTALEFRLLWYLAENVGKLLTRAQILERVWNDVSGVPTRVVDVHVAALRKKLAEVTAQLAISSVRGIGYRLDER
- a CDS encoding NAD-dependent malic enzyme — encoded protein: MATAPSIGTQLVMRLESPNEPGSFGMLASAIGDAGGMVGAVDTRTVGKTTITRDVTVNVPSDAVATAVRTAIEKLDGVRILNVSDSTFLAHLGGKIRTGITRPVKTRQDLSTVYTPGVARVSSAIANDPVKAYALTIKRNTVCVLTDGTAVLGLGDIGPYGAAPVMEGKCMLFKQFADIDAFPICLDTKSVDEIVETAKRIAPIFGGINLEDISAPRCFEVERRLIDELDIPVMHDDQHGTAVVILAALMNAAAVVGKRMDELVIVLTGSGAAGTATIKMLLAAGVRDVIAVDRDGALNRTDHYGNPHWTWLAEHTNRENRRGGLKDVLRGADVFIGVSAPGILQPEWIGEMARDPIVFAMANPTPEVMPDAAAPYAAVVGTGRSDFPNQINNLLAFPGIFRGALDCRARRITEGMKLAAARAIADIVGEERSAEYIIPSVFDTRVVDAVGKAVMQAAIDEGVARRELLLPDEAAAETSGVR